The sequence CGATCCATATCGCCCACATGAAATCCGAAGCGGAGGCTCTACAGGTGGCCAACGTCCTGAAGGGACTTCGCGGAGTGGAAGAGGCCAGGGTCGACCTGGAAAGGCACCTCGCAAGGATTACCTATCGCAAGGGAAGGATAACCGTTGAGGAGATGCTGCAGGCACTGCATAGCGCCGGTTTCTGAACCCTTTACAAAGTCCCTACGCGGCAGAGGATTGCCCGGGGTGGAGTTGAAAGTGTGGCCGATCCTTGGTAGAGTGGCGGCTACCCTGAACGGGGAGGAGCGTTCACATGAAAGTCATCATCCGCCGCCCCCGTCGAGATGTAGATATGCCGGGAAGCCGTCGGGTCCGGGATCTGCTCCAGGAGCTCCAGATCAACCCGGAGACGGTTCTGGTCGTCCGGGGGGAGGACCTGCTCACCCCGGATGAGCTTATCAAGGATGAGGAGACCGTCGAGGTGGTCCCGGCCATCTCGGGAGGGTCGACCAGTGAAGTGTAGAATCTGCACCGAAAAAGCGGTGACCGAGATCAGGGCCCACAACACGGCCTTCTGTAAAGGGTGTTTCCTCACCCACGTGGAGCGCCAGGTCCAAAAGACCATCGAGAGCGAGAAGATGCTCTCCAAAGAGGACCGGATCCTGGTGGCGGTCTCTGGGGGGAAGGATAGCCTCACCCTGTGGGAGGTCCTTCGCCGCCTGGGCTATCAAACCACCGGTTTCCACATCGTCCTCGGGATTGGAGATTACTCACCCGTCGCACGGGAAAAGGTCGAGGCCTATGCCCAGCAGCAGGGGTTTCCTCTGATTGTCACCGACCTTAATGAAGAATACGACTTCACGCTCCCGGATTTG comes from Candidatus Methylomirabilota bacterium and encodes:
- a CDS encoding heavy metal-associated domain-containing protein, whose translation is IHIAHMKSEAEALQVANVLKGLRGVEEARVDLERHLARITYRKGRITVEEMLQALHSAGF
- a CDS encoding MoaD/ThiS family protein gives rise to the protein MKVIIRRPRRDVDMPGSRRVRDLLQELQINPETVLVVRGEDLLTPDELIKDEETVEVVPAISGGSTSEV